A section of the Sphaerobacter thermophilus DSM 20745 genome encodes:
- a CDS encoding YveK family protein: MELKEYLAILLRRWYFVVVVPLLVLAGVIYQASQTTTTYTATLRMAVARTPDAPAPEEDFFRYDQYYAYLASEYLIDDLVEVVRGNVFAADVSRMLMASEGIEVSPGEIQGSLASERINRILTIRITSGDPNRAVAIAQAAASTLEEKAGSYFNFPNASDIVSVTPVQVPEHAAANSQRQQLILVLQVVIGLFAGVLIAFLVDYLDDTLRSPETVSAALDLPVIGTIPEGKGGR, from the coding sequence ATGGAGCTGAAAGAGTATCTGGCCATCCTCCTCCGCCGCTGGTACTTCGTCGTGGTGGTGCCGTTGCTCGTGCTGGCCGGAGTGATCTACCAGGCGTCCCAGACGACAACCACCTACACCGCCACCCTGCGGATGGCGGTCGCCCGCACGCCCGACGCTCCGGCACCCGAGGAAGACTTTTTCCGCTACGACCAGTACTACGCCTACCTCGCCAGCGAGTACCTGATCGACGACCTGGTGGAGGTCGTCCGGGGCAATGTCTTCGCCGCGGACGTCTCGCGCATGCTGATGGCGAGCGAGGGGATTGAGGTATCCCCCGGCGAGATCCAGGGGTCGCTCGCATCCGAGCGCATCAACCGCATCCTGACGATCCGGATCACGTCCGGCGATCCAAACCGGGCCGTGGCTATTGCCCAGGCAGCGGCGTCAACGCTGGAGGAGAAGGCAGGCAGCTACTTCAATTTTCCGAACGCGTCTGATATCGTCTCTGTCACACCAGTGCAGGTGCCGGAGCACGCTGCCGCCAACAGCCAGCGGCAGCAGTTGATCCTGGTGCTCCAGGTGGTGATTGGTCTGTTTGCGGGCGTCCTGATTGCCTTCCTCGTCGACTACCTGGACGACACCCTGCGCTCGCCCGAGACGGTGTCAGCCGCACTGGATCTCCCGGTGATCGGCACCATCCCGGAAGGGAAGGGGGGACGGTGA
- a CDS encoding YifB family Mg chelatase-like AAA ATPase: MLATVLTCAVIGLDGVLVEVEVDCRSGSPGLTIVGLPDAAVQESRERVRAAIRNSGARFPLGRITVNLAPADIRKEGPAYDLPIALGILLASGEVVADLSDTLVIGELSLDGSLRHTTGVLPMVGVAQEHGLRRAFVPAVDAAEAALIESIEVIPVATLADLIRHLTGEQPIAPYVNGTAPESDDVPEAVVDLAHIRGQEHVKRGMEVAAAGGHNLLMTGPPGAGKTLLARAMPGILPPLTREEALEVSKIYSVTGLLPADRPLLRQRPFRAPHHTISYAGLVGGGTWPRPGEITLAHRGVLFLDELPEFSQRVLEVMRQPLEDRIVTISRATGAITFPASFILVAAMNPCPCGFFGDPAKPCTCSPTAITRYQKRISGPLLDRIDIHLEVPRIEYEKLADRRLGEPSAAVRARVEEARAIQARRFAGTRLHLNCDMGPAEIREYCRLDETGERLMRAAVQQLSLSARAYHRVLKLARTIADLAGADDIAPAHLAEALQYRPKEMG; the protein is encoded by the coding sequence GTGCTGGCGACAGTGCTGACGTGCGCCGTCATCGGGCTCGACGGCGTGCTGGTCGAGGTTGAAGTCGATTGCCGGAGCGGCTCACCCGGCCTGACGATCGTCGGCCTGCCGGACGCCGCCGTGCAGGAATCCCGTGAGCGGGTACGCGCCGCCATCCGCAACTCCGGCGCCCGCTTCCCGCTGGGTCGCATCACCGTCAACCTGGCTCCCGCCGATATCCGCAAGGAGGGCCCGGCGTACGATCTGCCCATCGCACTCGGAATCCTCTTGGCCTCAGGCGAGGTCGTGGCCGACCTGAGCGACACACTCGTGATCGGAGAACTCTCGCTCGACGGCTCGCTGCGTCATACGACCGGGGTGCTACCCATGGTCGGCGTGGCACAGGAGCACGGACTGCGACGGGCGTTCGTCCCCGCGGTCGATGCCGCCGAGGCGGCCCTCATCGAATCGATCGAGGTCATTCCCGTCGCGACCCTGGCCGACCTGATCCGGCACCTCACTGGGGAGCAACCGATCGCGCCGTACGTGAACGGCACAGCTCCCGAGAGCGACGACGTGCCCGAGGCCGTGGTCGACCTGGCCCACATCCGCGGGCAAGAGCATGTCAAGCGCGGGATGGAGGTCGCGGCTGCCGGGGGCCACAACCTCCTCATGACGGGCCCTCCCGGTGCCGGCAAGACGCTGCTGGCCCGTGCCATGCCGGGCATCTTGCCACCGCTGACGCGGGAGGAGGCGCTGGAGGTCTCCAAGATCTACTCGGTAACCGGCCTGCTCCCGGCCGACCGCCCTTTGCTGCGCCAGCGGCCTTTCCGCGCACCGCACCACACCATCAGCTACGCCGGACTGGTCGGCGGCGGCACCTGGCCCCGTCCAGGGGAGATCACCCTGGCGCACCGCGGCGTCCTGTTCCTGGACGAGCTCCCCGAGTTCAGCCAGCGCGTGCTGGAAGTCATGCGTCAGCCGCTGGAGGACCGCATCGTCACCATCTCTCGCGCCACCGGAGCCATCACATTTCCAGCATCGTTCATTCTTGTCGCTGCCATGAACCCCTGTCCCTGCGGCTTTTTCGGCGACCCGGCAAAGCCCTGCACCTGCTCGCCCACCGCCATTACCCGCTACCAGAAGCGCATTTCCGGCCCCTTGCTCGACCGCATCGACATCCACCTGGAGGTGCCCCGCATCGAGTACGAGAAGCTGGCCGACCGCCGACTCGGCGAGCCCTCCGCCGCGGTACGCGCACGCGTCGAGGAGGCCCGCGCCATCCAGGCTCGCCGCTTCGCCGGCACCCGACTCCACCTCAACTGCGACATGGGACCGGCCGAGATCCGCGAGTACTGCCGCCTGGACGAGACGGGCGAACGGCTGATGCGAGCCGCCGTGCAGCAGCTCTCCCTCTCGGCCCGCGCCTACCACCGCGTGCTCAAACTAGCCCGCACCATCGCCGACCTCGCCGGCGCCGACGACATCGCCCCCGCCCATCTCGCCGAGGCACTCCAGTACCGGCCGAAGGAGATGGGGTAA
- a CDS encoding DUF4388 domain-containing protein: MGFYGDLQDLPLQDILYVLSSHGKSGRLTLSIPTDEITLVFHRGRVASVTTSDESLRIGQLLIDQGYITEEHVEQALALQAVEDGRTRLGDMLVELGFVNHQQIWKAVAAQFEASLFRILIQPGGTFVFTPEEVEIDEAFMEEIRIEPIVLNAMRMADEWLATHAKQDTVSLTDVPFVPAILDRLERPELDVLLAILNGASNMYDLAAKTGRSQEELDEVLDRLITLGLIERAQHPGAVPAT; the protein is encoded by the coding sequence ATGGGCTTCTACGGCGACCTCCAGGATCTCCCCCTCCAGGACATCCTCTATGTCCTGTCGAGCCACGGAAAGTCAGGGCGTCTCACTCTGAGCATCCCGACCGACGAGATCACCCTGGTGTTCCACCGAGGCCGGGTGGCATCGGTCACCACCAGCGACGAGAGTCTGCGCATCGGCCAGCTCTTGATCGATCAGGGATACATCACGGAGGAGCACGTCGAGCAGGCGCTGGCGCTGCAAGCGGTGGAGGACGGTCGTACCCGGCTTGGGGATATGCTCGTCGAACTCGGGTTCGTGAATCACCAGCAGATCTGGAAGGCTGTCGCAGCCCAGTTCGAAGCGTCGCTCTTCCGCATCTTGATCCAGCCGGGCGGCACGTTCGTCTTCACCCCGGAGGAGGTGGAGATCGATGAGGCCTTCATGGAGGAGATCCGGATCGAGCCGATCGTGCTGAACGCGATGCGGATGGCCGACGAGTGGCTCGCGACCCACGCGAAGCAGGACACCGTCAGCCTCACCGATGTGCCCTTCGTACCGGCGATTCTGGACCGGTTGGAGCGCCCCGAGTTGGACGTCCTCCTCGCGATCCTGAACGGCGCCTCGAACATGTACGACCTTGCGGCCAAGACCGGGCGCTCACAGGAAGAGCTGGACGAGGTGCTGGATCGGCTGATCACCCTCGGCTTGATTGAGCGCGCGCAGCACCCAGGCGCAGTCCCCGCCACCTAG
- a CDS encoding MltR family transcriptional regulator: MCVETGRTIAMNLDDLFALLDPFLDQLLPEISSTSPEEMEQILNEVLASTGIGYVEAPLDVARFRLNLNRESDRGCALMAAAYLDTALMELLQRFFVDDQKASKHILDGTGVLSSFAARIELAYLIGLISPKLREDLNRIRRIRNEFAHTSSEVRFDDPEIAKLCNDLYHDPLVNQLPRSPRAKFITVSMSVLGAIHATTRTTEHRPKKKNLDLSQPKVVERIQELIAAVDEALTKRLASKRNIEAS, encoded by the coding sequence ATGTGTGTTGAAACAGGTCGCACGATAGCCATGAACCTAGATGACTTGTTCGCGTTACTAGATCCATTCTTAGATCAGCTTCTTCCGGAAATCTCTTCCACGTCGCCAGAAGAGATGGAACAGATCTTGAACGAGGTCTTGGCATCCACGGGCATTGGCTATGTGGAAGCACCGCTGGACGTAGCTCGTTTCCGTCTCAACCTTAACCGAGAGAGCGATCGCGGTTGTGCTCTTATGGCAGCAGCCTACTTGGACACCGCATTGATGGAGTTGTTGCAACGATTCTTTGTCGACGATCAGAAAGCATCCAAGCACATTCTGGACGGAACGGGCGTTTTATCGTCATTCGCGGCTCGTATCGAGCTAGCATACCTAATAGGTTTGATCTCACCCAAGCTGAGGGAAGACCTCAACCGGATCCGACGCATTCGAAACGAGTTCGCTCACACGTCGTCCGAGGTCCGATTCGACGACCCCGAGATCGCAAAGCTATGTAACGACCTTTATCACGATCCGTTGGTCAACCAACTCCCTCGGTCCCCGAGGGCGAAGTTCATCACGGTATCGATGAGTGTCTTAGGAGCGATTCACGCGACAACCCGTACCACCGAACATCGACCAAAGAAGAAGAATCTCGACCTGAGCCAACCAAAGGTGGTTGAACGAATCCAGGAGCTCATTGCCGCTGTCGATGAAGCGCTAACGAAGCGTCTGGCGAGCAAGCGGAACATCGAGGCGTCATAG
- a CDS encoding glycosyltransferase, whose product MPAERVALVHDYLNQYGGAERVLEAFHDLYPDAPVFTSIYAPDLMPSHYRDWDIRTSFMQRLPAVHRHHQPYLPFYPLAFRRMRLDGFDLILSSSSAWAKGVPTPPGAIHVCYCHSPMRFAWDFHRYAERERLAGAVRRVLPPFLALLRRWDVATSRTVDFFIANSTTVAKRIADFWGRDATVIYPPVDTDGAAPVAPSEVGDYFLLVSRLVPYKRFDIVIEAFNALGLPLKIVGDGRARPDLERIAGPTIEFLGTVSDEEKYRLYARCQAAIFPAEDDFGIAQVEVQAAGRPAIALAAGGALDTVIDGVTGVLFSPQTPEALIDAVQRFQRMTFSTDQIVAHAARFSRERFLREIADFVAERLAARHAPPAARRTEVATWS is encoded by the coding sequence ATGCCGGCAGAGCGTGTAGCTCTGGTCCACGACTACCTCAACCAGTACGGCGGCGCCGAGCGGGTGCTCGAAGCGTTCCACGACCTCTACCCCGATGCACCGGTCTTTACGTCAATCTACGCGCCGGATCTGATGCCCTCGCACTACCGCGACTGGGATATCCGCACGTCCTTCATGCAGCGGCTCCCGGCGGTGCACCGGCACCATCAGCCGTATCTCCCCTTCTACCCGCTGGCCTTTCGGCGGATGCGGCTCGACGGGTTCGACCTGATCCTCAGCTCGAGCAGCGCCTGGGCTAAGGGAGTCCCGACCCCGCCCGGTGCGATCCACGTCTGCTACTGCCACAGCCCGATGCGCTTCGCCTGGGATTTTCATCGCTACGCCGAGCGCGAGCGCCTCGCGGGCGCCGTGCGCCGGGTGCTTCCGCCATTCCTGGCGCTGCTGCGCCGCTGGGACGTCGCGACGAGCCGCACGGTTGACTTTTTCATCGCCAACTCAACGACTGTGGCCAAGCGCATCGCGGACTTCTGGGGGCGCGATGCGACGGTGATCTATCCGCCGGTGGACACCGACGGTGCAGCGCCGGTCGCCCCGTCCGAAGTGGGCGACTACTTTCTGCTCGTCTCGCGCCTCGTGCCGTACAAGCGGTTTGATATCGTGATTGAGGCGTTCAACGCGCTCGGGCTGCCGCTGAAGATCGTCGGTGACGGGCGGGCGCGGCCCGACCTCGAGCGGATTGCCGGCCCGACGATCGAGTTCCTTGGCACGGTCTCCGACGAGGAGAAGTACCGGCTCTACGCGCGCTGCCAGGCCGCGATCTTCCCGGCTGAGGACGATTTTGGCATCGCTCAGGTGGAGGTCCAGGCCGCGGGCCGACCAGCCATCGCACTGGCGGCCGGCGGCGCGCTCGACACCGTGATCGACGGCGTGACAGGCGTTCTGTTCTCGCCCCAGACGCCCGAGGCACTGATCGACGCCGTCCAGCGCTTCCAACGGATGACCTTCTCGACCGACCAGATCGTTGCGCACGCGGCCCGGTTCAGCCGCGAGCGTTTCCTTCGTGAGATCGCCGACTTTGTTGCCGAGCGACTGGCCGCGCGGCACGCACCGCCCGCGGCGCGCCGGACGGAGGTAGCGACATGGAGCTGA
- a CDS encoding CpsD/CapB family tyrosine-protein kinase: MSQIQERAESQTRVGGIDLAIVSNPASAVAEAYRSLRSTVKFARVEPAVRSVAIADAGTGGQHAEVAANLAAALALGGDSVVLVDADFRRPRTHELFRLSNNTGLAEWLASGDPAATLPLVESGIEGLSLLPAGHAGKSGGTLPADLLGSDLFARLLARLRDETAFVVVNTPPLPDFGDALAVAPRVDAVLLLVRSGKTKRAAAQRARESLDRVGARILGVVLTDTGSRRRA; the protein is encoded by the coding sequence GTGAGCCAGATTCAGGAGCGGGCCGAATCCCAGACGCGCGTGGGTGGGATCGACCTCGCCATCGTCTCCAACCCCGCGTCGGCGGTCGCTGAAGCCTACCGATCTCTCCGCTCGACGGTGAAGTTCGCGCGGGTCGAGCCCGCGGTCCGTTCCGTCGCGATCGCAGACGCCGGAACCGGCGGCCAGCACGCCGAGGTGGCAGCCAACCTCGCCGCCGCCCTGGCGCTCGGTGGCGACAGTGTCGTGCTGGTGGACGCCGACTTCCGGCGGCCCCGGACGCATGAGCTCTTCCGGTTGTCGAACAACACGGGCCTCGCCGAATGGCTCGCCTCCGGCGACCCCGCGGCGACACTCCCTCTGGTTGAGAGCGGTATCGAGGGGCTGAGCCTGCTCCCGGCCGGCCACGCCGGCAAGTCCGGCGGCACGCTGCCGGCGGACCTCCTCGGCAGCGACCTCTTCGCCCGGCTTCTGGCCCGCCTGCGCGACGAGACCGCGTTCGTCGTGGTCAACACGCCTCCGCTGCCCGACTTCGGCGACGCGCTGGCCGTGGCGCCGCGTGTGGACGCCGTGCTCCTGCTGGTCCGATCGGGGAAGACGAAGCGCGCTGCGGCCCAGCGTGCCCGGGAATCGCTCGACCGCGTCGGTGCGCGCATCCTCGGCGTCGTGCTGACCGACACCGGTTCCCGCCGCCGCGCCTGA
- a CDS encoding YveK family protein — MRPEEYALIVLRRWWLVLLAAVVAGGVAYAYSISQPKTYQVSARLMAIAEPPDYWMDLYAKNRLASYGDLINNAPFVAEALQRANLDIDVGEAMSGLAVGRNSDSNVIQVVKTDTDPERAAAVVNALAEAFVARAAEENAQLITEYPTGTEGVKRNTVRVEQLDTPGPPSTPIGPRVKLNTAAALLLGLVVGVLLTFAAEYLDDTLRTEEDVDRYLALPTVAGIPRA, encoded by the coding sequence GTGAGACCGGAGGAGTATGCGCTGATCGTGCTACGCCGCTGGTGGCTGGTCCTGCTCGCGGCCGTCGTGGCAGGCGGCGTGGCGTATGCCTACAGCATCTCCCAGCCAAAGACGTACCAGGTCAGCGCCCGTCTGATGGCCATCGCCGAGCCGCCGGATTACTGGATGGACCTCTACGCAAAGAACAGGCTCGCCTCCTACGGGGACTTGATCAACAACGCCCCCTTCGTCGCCGAAGCGCTTCAGCGCGCCAACCTTGACATCGACGTCGGGGAGGCGATGAGCGGCCTCGCGGTCGGCCGCAATTCGGACAGCAATGTGATTCAGGTGGTCAAGACCGACACCGACCCGGAGCGGGCCGCCGCGGTCGTCAACGCGCTGGCCGAAGCGTTCGTCGCCCGTGCTGCGGAAGAGAACGCCCAGCTCATCACCGAATATCCCACCGGGACGGAGGGGGTGAAGCGCAACACCGTGCGCGTCGAGCAACTCGACACGCCGGGCCCGCCGTCCACGCCGATCGGCCCGCGGGTCAAGCTGAACACGGCGGCAGCCCTGCTCCTCGGCCTGGTGGTCGGCGTGCTGCTGACCTTCGCTGCGGAGTATCTCGATGACACGCTCCGCACCGAAGAAGACGTCGATCGCTACCTCGCACTGCCGACGGTGGCCGGTATCCCACGGGCCTGA
- a CDS encoding CGNR zinc finger domain-containing protein gives MRPTNTRENGRFKLVGGVLCLDFANTRASRDTDNPIEYLHSYADLVAWAERVGLVDDGKHLLEVARQRPAEAEAVLTRARVLREAIYGIFSHVSAGKPVPSADLDTLNLAVTDALSRARVVARPDGFAWGWAAGPDDLDRVLWPVARSAAELLTSDALSRVRECAGDHCGWLFLDTSRNRSRRWCDMRDCGNRAKVRRHYQRHRRTRPD, from the coding sequence ATGCGGCCGACAAACACTCGTGAAAATGGGCGGTTCAAGCTGGTCGGTGGCGTACTCTGCCTCGACTTCGCAAACACGCGTGCCAGCCGCGACACCGACAACCCGATCGAATACCTCCACTCCTACGCCGACCTCGTCGCCTGGGCCGAGCGGGTGGGGCTGGTCGACGACGGCAAGCACCTTCTGGAGGTCGCACGCCAGCGGCCTGCCGAAGCGGAGGCGGTGCTGACCCGTGCCCGGGTGCTGCGCGAGGCGATCTACGGCATCTTCTCCCACGTCTCCGCCGGCAAGCCGGTCCCTTCGGCCGATCTGGACACGCTGAACCTGGCCGTAACGGACGCCCTGAGCCGGGCGCGGGTGGTGGCGCGGCCCGATGGCTTCGCCTGGGGCTGGGCTGCTGGGCCGGACGACCTGGACCGCGTCCTCTGGCCGGTCGCGCGGTCGGCGGCCGAGCTGCTGACATCCGATGCGCTCTCCCGGGTGCGGGAGTGCGCGGGCGATCACTGCGGCTGGCTCTTCCTCGACACGAGTCGTAACCGGAGTCGCCGCTGGTGTGACATGCGCGACTGCGGCAACCGCGCCAAGGTGCGCCGCCACTACCAGCGGCACCGCAGAACGCGGCCGGACTAG
- a CDS encoding sugar ABC transporter ATP-binding protein → MREPVSLADRAPLLEAVGLSKWYGQHHVLREVDFRVHAGESVAVIGENGAGKSTFVKILAGAIRPDKGKLYLSRQSVSFGSPREALRLGIAFIPQELAYAPHLSAAENVVLGQWPSRAGITSRREMLRRAREELERIGLDLDLRRPMAELKLADRQIVEILKALARRARIIILDEPTAALTEAESEALFRVLKQLTAEGVAVIYISHRMDEVFRFSDRVDVLRNGALVASAPTAETDPSELIAHMLGQAAETFESTGIESSDEPPTLVLSHWTLDGVTRLQDVSVEVGKREVVGVFGVRGAGADLLAEGLAGRRPEIRGKVTIDGVTMPVFRNPRAAQRAGISYVPAERKKDGLILGLPIRHNLSLLILHRLARLGVVARGAERTTASTLISQFNIRCRSQHQPVGQLSGGNQQKVLLASRLANRPRVLVLNEPTRGVDIGARLEIHRRLREIAAAGTPILLVTSDVEEAVSVSDRLIILRDGVVVDELVGSRKTQGQALRGATGRASA, encoded by the coding sequence GTGAGGGAGCCCGTGTCGTTAGCTGATCGCGCCCCCCTGCTTGAGGCGGTCGGGCTGAGCAAGTGGTACGGCCAGCACCATGTCTTACGCGAGGTCGACTTTCGAGTGCATGCAGGCGAGTCCGTTGCGGTCATCGGCGAGAACGGTGCCGGAAAATCGACGTTCGTAAAGATTCTTGCAGGTGCAATACGCCCTGATAAGGGTAAGCTGTACTTATCACGTCAATCGGTGTCCTTTGGGTCGCCGCGAGAGGCTCTCAGGCTTGGCATCGCCTTCATTCCCCAGGAGTTGGCCTATGCGCCTCACCTATCCGCTGCTGAGAACGTCGTCCTTGGTCAGTGGCCGAGCCGCGCCGGTATTACCTCACGGCGGGAGATGCTTCGCCGTGCTCGTGAAGAACTCGAGCGGATTGGGTTGGACCTAGACCTGCGGCGACCGATGGCCGAGCTGAAGCTGGCTGATCGGCAGATAGTGGAGATTCTCAAAGCCCTTGCCCGACGAGCGCGCATCATAATTCTCGACGAACCTACCGCCGCGTTGACCGAAGCGGAGAGCGAGGCGCTCTTCCGAGTGCTGAAGCAGTTAACCGCTGAGGGTGTAGCTGTGATCTACATCTCTCACCGGATGGACGAGGTGTTTCGATTCAGCGACCGAGTTGACGTGCTGCGGAACGGAGCACTGGTCGCCTCCGCTCCAACGGCGGAAACGGATCCATCAGAGTTAATCGCTCACATGCTGGGGCAAGCAGCAGAAACGTTCGAGTCGACCGGCATCGAGTCGAGCGATGAGCCGCCCACGTTAGTGCTCAGCCACTGGACGCTCGATGGTGTCACACGCCTCCAAGATGTGAGCGTCGAGGTTGGCAAGCGAGAGGTTGTTGGGGTCTTCGGAGTCCGCGGGGCTGGAGCCGACCTGCTCGCCGAAGGGTTGGCGGGAAGGCGGCCTGAGATCCGTGGAAAGGTCACCATCGACGGGGTCACGATGCCGGTGTTCAGGAATCCGCGAGCCGCGCAGCGAGCCGGCATCAGCTATGTCCCGGCTGAACGGAAGAAGGACGGGCTGATTCTCGGCCTTCCGATCCGGCATAACCTCAGCCTGCTCATTCTCCATCGACTGGCGCGGTTGGGTGTCGTGGCGAGGGGAGCGGAGCGGACCACCGCATCCACCCTAATCTCACAGTTCAATATAAGGTGTCGCAGTCAGCACCAGCCCGTGGGACAACTCAGCGGTGGGAACCAGCAAAAGGTATTACTAGCCAGTCGGCTTGCCAATCGCCCGCGAGTGCTCGTCCTGAACGAGCCGACCCGCGGCGTGGATATCGGGGCGCGGCTGGAGATTCACCGGCGGCTGCGCGAGATTGCGGCCGCTGGGACGCCGATCTTGCTCGTCACCTCGGATGTCGAAGAAGCCGTCTCGGTCAGTGACAGGCTCATCATCCTCCGTGATGGGGTGGTCGTGGATGAGTTAGTGGGCTCGCGGAAGACGCAAGGCCAGGCGCTTCGCGGCGCAACAGGGAGGGCATCAGCGTGA
- a CDS encoding NAD(P)/FAD-dependent oxidoreductase, with translation MRRSRWMGIAGAAAVALPLVAADWKPRRRVEIATEPERAPSYWMCTIPPLPKFPRLDRELQVDVAVVGGGFTGLAAAYYLKKLEPSLRVVLLEAQRFGSGASSRNSGGVRARFRGHDPSPSAARGYQLLQTFAETEGIDFDLAEGIPCITLYSAAQRCPNPDLTGDELAREIGSPFYATAEVSTANWLHPGKLIAGLVEANQRRGTELYEWSPVVRIDRGRSITLHTPGGRVTAQHLVLATNGYTQQLGFARSVLLTMHHRVIVTRPLTPAEWERSGLERWPFRLEAGGYYTHTVRSTPDRRFFYRHVLGHRAFEGTSWQISEREREIGRRELLQRYPWLAGVPIEYEWHGVTARTADWWPVSGQVDENIYVAAGYNGSGVMPTHFFGFLLAQSILGNPDPDLALLRPPRTHPRLPGGWLRHLAFQGWIEYRRWRGSRTPAAQAESTGATPQPLDVAV, from the coding sequence ATGCGACGGAGCCGTTGGATGGGGATCGCCGGGGCCGCGGCGGTTGCCCTGCCGCTGGTGGCCGCCGATTGGAAGCCGCGTCGCCGGGTGGAGATCGCGACCGAGCCGGAGCGGGCACCGAGCTACTGGATGTGCACTATCCCGCCGCTGCCCAAGTTCCCGCGGCTGGACCGCGAGCTGCAGGTCGACGTGGCCGTGGTCGGCGGCGGCTTTACCGGGCTGGCAGCAGCCTACTACCTGAAGAAGCTCGAGCCGAGCCTCCGCGTGGTTCTGCTGGAAGCACAGCGGTTCGGATCGGGTGCTAGCTCCCGCAACTCCGGCGGGGTTCGCGCCCGGTTCCGCGGCCACGACCCTTCCCCGAGCGCGGCACGCGGCTACCAGCTCCTCCAGACCTTCGCCGAGACCGAGGGGATCGACTTCGATCTGGCCGAGGGCATCCCATGCATCACCCTGTACTCCGCTGCGCAGCGGTGCCCCAATCCCGATCTCACCGGCGACGAGCTTGCCCGCGAGATCGGCTCGCCCTTCTATGCCACGGCGGAGGTCTCCACGGCCAACTGGTTGCACCCGGGTAAACTCATCGCGGGTTTGGTGGAAGCGAACCAGCGTCGGGGCACTGAACTCTACGAGTGGTCGCCGGTCGTGCGGATCGACCGCGGGCGGTCGATCACGCTGCACACGCCCGGAGGGCGTGTGACGGCCCAGCACCTCGTGCTGGCCACCAACGGCTACACGCAGCAGCTTGGCTTCGCGCGGTCCGTCCTGTTGACGATGCATCACCGCGTCATCGTCACTCGGCCGCTGACCCCGGCGGAGTGGGAGCGAAGCGGTCTGGAGCGCTGGCCGTTCCGTCTGGAGGCTGGCGGCTACTACACCCACACGGTCCGCTCCACGCCCGACCGGCGGTTCTTCTACCGCCACGTGCTCGGGCACCGCGCCTTCGAGGGGACGAGCTGGCAGATCAGTGAGCGAGAACGCGAGATCGGCCGGCGCGAACTCCTGCAGCGCTACCCGTGGCTGGCCGGCGTGCCGATCGAGTACGAGTGGCACGGCGTCACCGCGCGCACGGCCGATTGGTGGCCCGTCTCCGGGCAAGTCGACGAGAACATCTACGTTGCGGCGGGGTACAACGGGTCAGGGGTGATGCCCACCCACTTCTTCGGGTTTCTGCTGGCGCAGAGCATCCTGGGCAACCCGGACCCCGATCTCGCGCTGCTGCGTCCGCCACGGACCCACCCGCGGCTCCCGGGTGGCTGGCTCCGCCACCTTGCCTTCCAGGGATGGATCGAGTACCGCCGCTGGCGCGGCAGCCGCACCCCGGCCGCCCAGGCGGAGTCAACCGGAGCGACGCCCCAGCCGCTCGACGTCGCTGTGTGA
- a CDS encoding IclR family transcriptional regulator — MSDRENGTVIQSVKRAMQLLSLFAPHRTPSAPPRAQWTVTDLSRATGLHKSVVTRMMATMAQEGFVVQDPVTKAYSVGPLAFAVGNAYRPHLVLSQAARPVMEELTARCGHASYLGVPAGQHYIFVVAVESTRSIRVTIEVGERRLYHSGAIGKILLAAMPDERIRQVVGSDPLPKVTPYTIDRIERLLDEVNAVRRSGIAYNREEAIVGAGSVAVGIHDARGECVAGLGIVFPTHIVSEAEVEALVPLVRTAGTEISQRLGAGVSGEHS; from the coding sequence ATGTCTGACCGCGAGAATGGTACGGTGATCCAGTCGGTCAAGCGTGCTATGCAGCTCCTGAGCCTATTTGCGCCGCATCGCACTCCGTCGGCGCCGCCTCGCGCACAGTGGACCGTCACTGATCTCTCACGTGCCACCGGGCTCCATAAGAGTGTCGTGACCCGCATGATGGCCACGATGGCTCAGGAAGGCTTCGTGGTGCAGGACCCGGTGACCAAGGCCTACAGTGTGGGTCCTTTGGCCTTTGCGGTTGGGAATGCATACCGACCACACCTCGTACTAAGCCAGGCAGCCAGGCCAGTTATGGAAGAGTTGACTGCAAGGTGTGGCCACGCCTCATATCTCGGGGTACCTGCCGGCCAACACTATATCTTTGTCGTGGCCGTGGAGAGCACCCGTTCAATCCGAGTCACGATTGAGGTCGGTGAGCGCCGGCTGTATCACAGCGGCGCCATCGGCAAGATTCTCCTCGCAGCCATGCCTGATGAACGCATCCGCCAGGTCGTCGGGTCCGATCCACTCCCGAAGGTCACACCGTATACCATCGACCGTATTGAACGACTGCTTGACGAGGTGAATGCCGTGCGTCGCAGCGGGATCGCCTATAACCGGGAAGAGGCAATTGTAGGCGCAGGCTCAGTCGCGGTGGGAATCCATGATGCTCGTGGCGAATGCGTTGCCGGGTTGGGGATTGTCTTCCCAACCCATATCGTCTCGGAGGCAGAGGTGGAGGCGCTCGTGCCTCTCGTGCGCACCGCGGGCACCGAGATCTCGCAGCGCCTGGGAGCGGGGGTGAGCGGAGAACACTCCTAG